The genomic interval aaatagatttccAAAATTACCTATAGAATATTTTGTAAACATAAATGCATTAGttatgatatttaaaataagagtagaaaagtttaaattaaattaagagaataTTATAggagtaaaatatttaatatagtaAAAATAGTTGAAAGTTGCTTATATTTTGAACtatgaaaaactattttttctttgcttatatttaaaatcatagtaaatattattgaatttgaCTTAATAATGATTGTTGACATAgtttatcattattatatatttattcaacATTTACCTGTAAACATTAATATTCTTATTCATTCTCATTGGTGACAAATGAAAGTAGTGTTAATTAATCCTAAAACTAATAAATGTGCACACTTCTTTACACAAACAACTTATTATCcaagtttcaaaataattatattgattttttttttttatgttttagataatattaattatgaaaattgaaaaagtcAATTCTCTTATAGTTTGAATTCTTAACTCTCAATATAATTTCTTATTCagctaaaaaatattacttttaatatcaataataaaaaacattcTATAAAGTaaactaatatattaattattttcaacaattcacttttttttctaacaaaacacttattttaataattaataaagaaataaacagAATATTTGTGAATATAATAAAACTTCCACTTCCCAAAATCCATTTTACCCAACAATTCATGGTTGCATCAAGAGAGATTCACGATCCGTGAACGAGAAGCGAAATTGAGTagcattaatttaaaaatcattaagataagtTTCAGTTCCGATTTGATGATTGcaaaatcatattattattatatatccCTAAAAACAGTTTCCAAAGAATCCATCGCATGGCCGCATCATCACCAAAACGAAAAGACACGAAAAGCACGAACGCGAATGGGGTGGTTATCAGAGTGTACGTCGAATCGGTGAAAACTCGCTCCACGAAGAAACCAAAGCCACACGAACATCTTAGAAATTCAGAAACAGAGGGATATCAAAATGATCGCCGTGCTCTGCTTCTTGCTCATTCTCGATTTCTTAGAAAATCACCCTCCCAAAATATCTCATTACCCATCATCAATCCTTCAACACCTAAAATTAAAACCAAGGTAAATTCtctctctcatttttttttataaaaatatttagatgaGTTAAATGTGGGACCTCTTCAAAATAAAGTTTGTTGGATTATATTAACCAACTCTTTATCAACTGGACGAACCTTATTCGTGTAAATTAGG from Cicer arietinum cultivar CDC Frontier isolate Library 1 chromosome 5, Cicar.CDCFrontier_v2.0, whole genome shotgun sequence carries:
- the LOC101491658 gene encoding uncharacterized protein produces the protein MAASSPKRKDTKSTNANGVVIRVYVESVKTRSTKKPKPHEHLRNSETEGYQNDRRALLLAHSRFLRKSPSQNISLPIINPSTPKIKTKGVWLNINQPVRICSCSPSMETLPSLTIRCRNEFKVNKEDNQSEETKSSGKYPNPLLGKMKNILKQLSCKEI